One region of Paenibacillus polymyxa M1 genomic DNA includes:
- the guaB gene encoding IMP dehydrogenase has product MWEDKFGKEGLTFDDVLLVPRKSVVLPKEVSVATRLSDNVKLNIPLMSAGMDTVTEAVLAIAMAREGGIGVIHKNMSIEQQAVEVDRVKRSESGVITNPFSLTPDHLVSDAEAVMGKYRISGVPVVNEENKLVGIITNRDLRFIHNFDLKISEVMTKEELVTAPVGTTLQEAEVILQKHKIEKLPLVDEGNYLKGLITIKDIEKAIQFPNAAKDAQGRLLVGAAVGISKDTFERTEALVKAGVDLIVVDSAHGHHINIIEAVRELRKTYPDLTIVAGNVATGDGTRELIEAGASVVKVGIGPGSICTTRVIAGIGVPQITAIYDCATVAREYNIPIIADGGIKYSGEITKAIAAGASAVMLGSLFAGTEESPGESEIYQGRRFKVYRGMGSMAAMKQGSKDRYFQDDDKKLVPEGIEGRVAYKGPLSDTVHQLLGGLRSGMGYCGTANIEELRNDTSFIRITGAGLRESHPHDVQITKEAPNYSL; this is encoded by the coding sequence GTGTGGGAAGATAAATTCGGTAAGGAAGGCCTTACCTTTGACGATGTTTTGTTAGTACCTCGTAAGTCGGTGGTACTGCCCAAAGAAGTAAGCGTAGCGACTCGTTTGAGTGATAACGTGAAGCTGAACATTCCTTTGATGAGTGCTGGTATGGATACTGTTACTGAGGCAGTGTTGGCAATTGCGATGGCTCGTGAGGGCGGTATCGGTGTAATTCATAAAAATATGTCGATTGAGCAGCAAGCGGTAGAGGTAGATCGGGTTAAACGCTCAGAGAGCGGTGTTATCACCAACCCATTCTCATTGACTCCGGATCACTTGGTGTCCGATGCTGAGGCTGTTATGGGTAAATACCGTATTTCAGGTGTGCCTGTTGTAAACGAAGAGAACAAACTGGTGGGTATTATTACTAACCGTGATCTTCGCTTTATTCACAATTTTGATCTTAAAATTAGTGAAGTCATGACAAAGGAAGAATTGGTAACTGCACCAGTAGGCACGACTTTACAGGAAGCGGAAGTCATTTTGCAAAAGCATAAAATTGAAAAGCTTCCTCTGGTCGATGAAGGGAACTACCTCAAAGGTCTGATCACCATCAAAGATATTGAGAAAGCTATTCAGTTTCCGAACGCAGCGAAGGATGCACAAGGGCGTCTTCTGGTCGGTGCGGCTGTCGGCATTTCCAAGGATACGTTTGAACGGACTGAAGCACTTGTAAAAGCTGGTGTGGATTTGATTGTTGTGGATTCCGCTCATGGTCATCATATTAACATTATTGAAGCAGTCCGCGAGTTGCGTAAAACTTATCCTGATCTGACGATTGTAGCAGGTAATGTAGCTACGGGTGACGGAACGCGTGAATTGATTGAAGCAGGAGCATCGGTCGTTAAGGTTGGTATTGGCCCAGGCTCTATCTGTACAACACGCGTAATTGCAGGGATTGGTGTTCCGCAAATAACAGCTATTTATGATTGTGCAACAGTAGCACGTGAATATAATATTCCGATTATTGCAGATGGAGGTATTAAATACTCCGGTGAAATTACAAAGGCCATTGCGGCAGGGGCTTCTGCAGTAATGCTGGGAAGTCTTTTTGCAGGTACGGAAGAGAGCCCAGGCGAATCGGAAATTTATCAAGGACGTCGCTTCAAAGTATATCGTGGTATGGGCTCTATGGCTGCGATGAAGCAAGGTAGTAAAGATCGTTATTTCCAAGATGACGACAAGAAATTGGTACCGGAAGGCATTGAGGGACGCGTTGCTTATAAAGGACCACTTTCCGACACTGTTCACCAGCTTTTGGGCGGTCTTCGCTCCGGTATGGGGTATTGTGGTACTGCTAATATTGAAGAGCTTCGTAACGATACAAGCTTTATCCGTATTACAGGTGCAGGTCTGCGCGAAAGCCATCCGCATGATGTGCAGATTACGAAAGAAGCGCCAAACTACTCTCTATAA
- a CDS encoding D-alanyl-D-alanine carboxypeptidase family protein translates to MKANNFKKNNKRSMIKKSVTAVMVLNMMYMSALPVVGNFDSSVATFAAGAATEATNITGTGSINPPSLALRSAILIEPSTGQVLLSMNPDEPLPPASMTKMMTEYLVAEQVKQGKLKWTDKVTVNENASKSIGSRIFLAQGDQHTVEELYIAMAVGSANDATVALAERVSGTEQDFVKLMNETAQRMGMKNTYFINSTGLDRKDMPTGFQPDTDRETVMTARDAATLAGYIIKDHPDYTRFTTIQSYKFRPTDKAPIINYNWMLEANKNITNFRKFAYPGLDGMKTGHTSNAGNCFTGTAERNGMRLISVVMGADSEPHRFTETAKVLNYGFDNFEVKQVVAPKTVVKGVENVPVTKGTETEVPIVTKDAVSFIVPKGASNPKVTFTTNITPASSLVAPLKQGAKVGTITYTYKTDGVDKGQTKTVDLVTTTAVEEGGWFRMLFRAIGDFFGDLFQGIKNLF, encoded by the coding sequence TTGAAAGCGAACAATTTTAAAAAGAATAATAAACGCAGCATGATTAAAAAGAGTGTGACTGCAGTCATGGTGCTTAATATGATGTATATGTCGGCCTTGCCAGTTGTAGGCAATTTCGATTCAAGCGTGGCTACTTTTGCTGCTGGAGCGGCAACAGAGGCAACGAATATCACGGGAACAGGTTCCATTAACCCCCCTAGTCTGGCACTTCGTTCGGCCATTTTGATTGAGCCTTCCACTGGGCAGGTTTTGCTCTCTATGAATCCAGATGAGCCGCTTCCGCCAGCCAGTATGACCAAAATGATGACAGAGTACCTCGTAGCGGAGCAGGTTAAGCAAGGAAAACTTAAGTGGACGGATAAGGTTACGGTTAACGAGAATGCTTCTAAGAGTATCGGATCACGTATTTTTTTGGCTCAAGGGGATCAACATACGGTAGAAGAGCTTTATATTGCCATGGCAGTAGGTTCTGCCAATGATGCCACAGTAGCTCTTGCTGAACGCGTATCTGGAACCGAGCAGGATTTTGTAAAACTAATGAATGAAACAGCTCAGAGAATGGGTATGAAAAATACGTATTTTATCAACTCGACTGGCTTGGACCGTAAGGATATGCCTACAGGATTTCAACCGGACACTGACCGGGAAACTGTGATGACTGCGAGAGACGCAGCTACTCTGGCAGGTTACATCATTAAGGACCATCCGGATTATACACGGTTTACCACAATTCAATCGTACAAATTCCGTCCAACCGACAAAGCACCGATTATTAACTATAACTGGATGCTAGAAGCAAACAAAAATATTACTAACTTTAGAAAATTTGCTTATCCTGGCTTGGACGGTATGAAAACGGGCCATACGAGCAATGCTGGAAACTGTTTTACAGGTACGGCTGAGCGTAATGGAATGCGTCTCATTAGTGTAGTTATGGGAGCAGATTCAGAGCCTCATCGTTTTACAGAGACGGCTAAAGTACTGAACTATGGCTTTGATAACTTTGAAGTGAAGCAGGTTGTTGCTCCAAAGACGGTGGTTAAGGGCGTTGAGAATGTGCCTGTAACCAAAGGTACGGAAACAGAAGTGCCGATTGTCACAAAAGATGCAGTAAGTTTTATCGTACCTAAGGGTGCAAGCAATCCTAAGGTAACCTTTACAACGAACATAACACCAGCAAGCTCTCTCGTGGCACCTTTGAAACAAGGGGCTAAAGTCGGTACGATTACGTACACATACAAAACGGATGGCGTGGATAAAGGCCAGACGAAAACTGTTGATTTGGTTACAACTACGGCAGTAGAAGAGGGCGGTTGGTTCCGAATGCTTTTCCGGGCAATTGGTGATTTCTTCGGCGATTTGTTCCAGGGAATTAAGAATCTCTTCTAA
- the pdxS gene encoding pyridoxal 5'-phosphate synthase lyase subunit PdxS, whose product METGTSRVKRGMAEMQKGGVIMDVMNAEQAKIAEAAGATAVMALERVPSDIRAAGGVARMADPTIVEEVMKVVSIPVMAKARIGHFVEAKVLESLGVDYLDESEVLTPADEVFHIDKREFTVPFVCGAKDLGEALRRIGEGASMIRTKGEPGTGNIVEAVRHMRFINGQIRKVQNLSKDELYAEAKNLGVAYELLLEVHELGKLPVVNFAAGGVATPADAALMMHLGADGVFVGSGIFKSDSPEKFARAIVEATTHYTDYKLIAEVSKNLGTPMKGIEISKLASHERMQDRGW is encoded by the coding sequence ATGGAAACGGGAACTTCGCGTGTAAAAAGAGGTATGGCAGAGATGCAAAAAGGTGGCGTAATCATGGATGTCATGAACGCTGAACAGGCTAAAATTGCAGAGGCAGCAGGCGCTACAGCCGTAATGGCTCTTGAACGAGTGCCTTCGGATATCCGTGCAGCTGGTGGGGTTGCTCGTATGGCTGACCCTACGATTGTGGAAGAGGTTATGAAGGTTGTTTCTATTCCTGTTATGGCTAAGGCTCGTATTGGTCACTTTGTTGAGGCAAAGGTACTCGAATCTCTCGGTGTTGACTATCTCGATGAGAGTGAAGTATTGACACCTGCAGATGAGGTGTTCCATATCGATAAGCGGGAGTTCACTGTTCCATTTGTTTGTGGAGCCAAGGATCTAGGGGAAGCATTGCGTCGTATCGGTGAAGGCGCATCTATGATCCGTACAAAGGGTGAGCCGGGAACTGGAAATATTGTTGAGGCTGTTCGTCACATGCGGTTTATTAATGGTCAAATTCGCAAGGTGCAAAACCTGTCGAAGGACGAGCTGTATGCAGAAGCGAAAAACCTCGGAGTTGCTTATGAACTGCTGTTGGAAGTGCATGAGCTTGGTAAGCTACCAGTGGTCAACTTTGCAGCAGGCGGTGTAGCAACACCTGCGGATGCTGCGTTGATGATGCATTTAGGCGCTGATGGTGTCTTTGTAGGCTCTGGTATCTTCAAGTCGGACAGCCCTGAGAAATTTGCACGGGCAATTGTGGAAGCGACCACTCATTACACAGATTACAAGCTGATTGCAGAAGTGTCCAAGAATTTGGGAACACCTATGAAAGGCATTGAAATTTCCAAACTGGCATCGCATGAGCGCATGCAGGATCGTGGTTGGTAA
- the pdxT gene encoding pyridoxal 5'-phosphate synthase glutaminase subunit PdxT has protein sequence MKIGVLSLQGAVAEHIRSVERAGAEGIAVKKIEQLDELSGLIIPGGESTTIGKLMRKYDFIEAIRQFSNQGKPVFGTCAGLIVLAKTIQGQEEAHLGLMDITVSRNAFGRQRESFETDLNIKGIEEPVRAVFIRAPLIQSVGMGVDVLSEYNGEIVAARQGHLLASSFHPELTDDFRLHQYFVDMVRG, from the coding sequence ATGAAAATAGGAGTATTGTCACTGCAAGGCGCTGTGGCTGAGCATATACGAAGCGTTGAACGTGCAGGTGCTGAAGGTATAGCAGTGAAGAAGATCGAACAGCTCGATGAGCTGTCCGGTCTTATCATTCCCGGTGGTGAGAGCACAACTATCGGCAAGCTAATGCGCAAGTATGATTTTATAGAGGCTATACGTCAATTTTCCAATCAAGGCAAGCCTGTATTTGGCACTTGCGCGGGATTGATTGTATTGGCCAAAACGATTCAAGGACAGGAAGAAGCACATTTGGGACTAATGGATATTACAGTATCGCGTAATGCTTTTGGTCGCCAACGGGAAAGCTTTGAAACAGACTTGAACATTAAAGGGATTGAGGAGCCGGTTCGTGCGGTGTTTATACGCGCGCCTTTAATACAATCTGTCGGAATGGGAGTAGATGTGCTGTCTGAGTATAACGGCGAGATTGTGGCAGCCCGTCAGGGTCATTTGCTGGCTTCATCCTTCCATCCGGAATTAACAGACGATTTCCGGTTACATCAGTATTTTGTGGATATGGTCCGCGGATAG
- the serS gene encoding serine--tRNA ligase, producing the protein MLDIKILRNELGRVEKALQNRGKSLDLINGFTDLDVSRRELLQESEGLKNRRNVVSGEVAKLKKNKENADDLIAEMRQVSDRIKELDEQVRELEVQIDELVMSIPNIPNETVPVGASEEDNVEIRRWSEPREFSFTPKAHWELAQDLDILDFEAAAKVTGSRFTFYKGLGARLERALINFMMDLHSSEHGYEEMLPPYIVNRDSLYGTGQLPKFEEDLFKLRDTEYYLIPTAEVPVTNYHREEIMNADQLPKYYVAYSSCFRSEAGSAGRDTRGLIRQHQFNKVEMLKLVHPDTSYEELEKMTNNAERVLQLLGLPYRVLALCTGDMGFTSAKTYDLEVWLPESGMYREISSCSNTEDFQARRANIRFRPDAKAKPEFVHTLNGSGLAVGRTVAAILENYQQEDGSIVIPEVLRSYMRGIEVITPKQ; encoded by the coding sequence GTGTTAGATATAAAGATTTTGCGTAATGAGCTTGGTCGGGTTGAGAAAGCTTTACAGAACAGAGGTAAATCTCTGGATCTGATTAATGGTTTTACAGATCTGGATGTAAGCCGTCGTGAGTTGCTTCAGGAAAGTGAAGGACTCAAAAATCGTCGGAATGTCGTATCTGGTGAAGTAGCCAAGTTGAAGAAGAATAAGGAAAATGCGGATGATCTTATTGCTGAAATGCGCCAGGTCTCCGATCGTATTAAAGAATTGGATGAGCAAGTGCGTGAACTGGAAGTTCAGATCGACGAACTGGTGATGTCGATTCCTAATATCCCCAATGAGACTGTGCCTGTAGGTGCTTCTGAAGAGGACAATGTGGAAATTCGTCGCTGGTCAGAGCCGCGCGAGTTTTCTTTTACACCCAAAGCACATTGGGAGTTGGCTCAGGATCTAGATATTCTTGATTTTGAGGCTGCAGCTAAGGTGACAGGTTCTCGCTTTACGTTCTATAAGGGACTGGGAGCGCGTTTGGAACGTGCGCTAATTAACTTTATGATGGATCTGCACAGCAGTGAGCATGGTTATGAAGAAATGCTACCTCCATACATTGTAAATCGGGACAGTCTGTACGGAACGGGTCAGCTTCCAAAGTTTGAAGAAGATTTGTTTAAATTGCGTGATACTGAGTATTATCTCATTCCTACGGCCGAAGTTCCGGTAACGAACTACCACCGTGAAGAGATTATGAATGCAGATCAGCTTCCTAAATATTATGTGGCATACAGCTCTTGCTTTCGCTCAGAGGCAGGATCTGCAGGACGTGATACACGTGGCTTGATTCGTCAGCATCAGTTCAATAAGGTGGAAATGCTTAAGCTGGTTCATCCGGATACCTCTTATGAAGAATTAGAGAAAATGACGAATAACGCTGAGCGTGTTTTGCAGCTGCTCGGACTTCCATATCGGGTGCTGGCACTTTGCACAGGGGATATGGGGTTTACGTCTGCCAAAACGTACGATCTGGAAGTATGGTTGCCTGAGAGCGGCATGTACCGTGAGATTTCTTCCTGTTCCAACACAGAAGACTTCCAAGCACGTCGTGCAAACATCCGGTTTCGTCCAGATGCGAAGGCAAAGCCTGAATTTGTACATACGCTGAACGGTTCAGGATTGGCTGTAGGGCGGACTGTAGCTGCTATTTTGGAGAACTATCAGCAAGAGGACGGAAGCATTGTGATTCCCGAAGTGCTGCGTTCATATATGCGAGGCATTGAGGTTATAACTCCTAAACAGTAA
- a CDS encoding small acid-soluble spore protein P — MGKPRAVPVPEAQDSGGSNEKRERSHQQEPLSGSKKVKQRNHVDHHNRQGS, encoded by the coding sequence ATGGGCAAGCCTAGAGCTGTTCCTGTTCCCGAGGCCCAGGATTCTGGCGGAAGTAATGAAAAGCGTGAGCGTAGTCATCAACAAGAGCCCCTATCCGGTTCCAAGAAGGTGAAACAGCGGAATCACGTCGATCACCACAACAGACAAGGTTCATAA
- a CDS encoding GNAT family N-acetyltransferase has protein sequence MPMSLYNTPQGIFLCPLSLEDGEALLALRLRNRDSHAPYEPLYEDSFFTLEKQQDYIRERLRQAEEDRGYLFGIFLLKQERLIGYISISNLVRGVGQFADVGYMMDQHEQGKGHMTAALKLIIQYAFRALSLHRLQAGTLLHNDRSQRVLQKCGFQPEGIARKLVQIQGEWQDHQMFGILAEDHV, from the coding sequence ATGCCTATGAGCTTGTATAATACGCCTCAAGGTATCTTTTTATGTCCCCTAAGCTTGGAGGATGGAGAAGCTCTTCTCGCCCTTAGGCTTCGAAATAGGGACTCTCATGCGCCCTATGAACCGCTGTATGAGGATTCATTTTTCACTTTAGAGAAACAGCAGGATTACATCCGTGAGAGATTGCGCCAAGCGGAAGAAGATCGAGGATACTTGTTTGGTATCTTTCTCCTAAAACAAGAACGGCTGATAGGTTATATCTCTATTTCCAATCTGGTGCGTGGAGTTGGACAATTCGCCGATGTCGGCTATATGATGGATCAACATGAGCAGGGAAAAGGGCATATGACGGCTGCCTTAAAATTGATCATACAGTATGCCTTCCGTGCCTTATCTCTACATCGCCTCCAAGCAGGCACCCTTCTCCATAATGATCGCTCACAACGCGTATTACAGAAGTGTGGCTTTCAGCCAGAAGGTATTGCTCGCAAGCTGGTACAGATTCAGGGCGAATGGCAGGATCATCAGATGTTCGGAATTCTAGCTGAGGATCACGTGTGA
- the tadA gene encoding tRNA adenosine(34) deaminase TadA produces the protein MTIMDHAYWMREAIQEAYKAEALGEVPIGAVIVKDNEIIGRGYNLRETDTDPTAHAEMVAIRQASEHLGAWRLLDCRLYVTLEPCPMCAGAIVQSRVPHLIYGTTDPKAGCAGTLMNLLQEPRFNHCTEVTSGVLQEECASMLTNFFRQLRQKRAAAKLSPPSSPS, from the coding sequence GTGACCATTATGGATCACGCCTATTGGATGAGAGAAGCCATTCAGGAAGCGTACAAGGCAGAAGCGTTGGGTGAAGTCCCCATCGGAGCTGTCATTGTAAAAGATAATGAAATCATCGGTCGCGGCTACAATTTGCGCGAGACCGACACCGACCCAACTGCACACGCAGAGATGGTTGCCATCCGGCAGGCCAGTGAGCATTTGGGAGCTTGGCGCCTGCTGGATTGCAGGCTGTATGTCACTTTGGAGCCGTGTCCGATGTGCGCTGGAGCCATTGTGCAATCACGAGTCCCCCATCTCATATACGGCACCACAGATCCCAAGGCGGGCTGCGCAGGCACGCTAATGAATTTATTGCAGGAGCCTCGGTTCAATCATTGTACAGAAGTAACCAGTGGTGTACTTCAGGAGGAATGTGCCTCCATGCTAACAAACTTTTTTCGGCAGCTCCGGCAAAAAAGAGCGGCTGCCAAATTGTCTCCTCCTTCATCTCCATCCTGA
- a CDS encoding PAS domain S-box protein produces the protein MSIKIRITIILSGSVLFILLLNIALNYYTTHENLRSDSETKMVLTAKIIGGAIEQTRHSWEAVDKQLGYNLWLSATLAANQLDPDIRNIQQEQLQQIATLHRDINISLMIRDGQGYKVVKSSNPKELTSSDPLMGYWKNAVDQLYEHGQVAMAHGQNLDHFWTSSFDYTDSASSHINKWGFYYDQKRNYLIRVSFQDTSVQDFIPILSPAEIVKQTQQVDYRILEITGINPATFGGATMDKNGNDRKHYYMYNEPIQFGTYQLARVPEDRLAVSRAILSGESIVQDCYIKGERVLVSYIPFYPTNRDAYVIRIVMNYDTIASVISKQLISLVAISIVLLEVVIIGSYVLASLFVRPIQSILGKVNEMADGHFDTRLEIKGGHELARLGERINAMAYNLGMYTRRLEQMYEENRSVKEHLESVINQTADAIHVTDQEDRVIRVNHAFEALYGWTKKELVGRKLEFVPPQQQEEYEFQKESLLQGESIVSSETLRMRKDGSTVEISMSTSPILDEQGEILGFICVSRDITGRNRMEELLRRSEKLTTVGQLAAGVAHEIRNPLTTLRGFLQLQQQNQVLNMKHNDIMMSELDRINLIVSEFLILAKPQAVHFQKKDVRYIVSDVISLLDSQAHLLGIVFNLQVTDEPALVYAEENQLKQVFINLLKNSMEAMSKGGIITIHLFLEGESVKIFIRDQGTGIPAEMLSKLGEPFVTNKETGTGLGLMVSQRIIQSHKGTLDIESTEGEGTTALVQLPIAKPE, from the coding sequence GTGTCGATAAAAATCAGAATAACGATCATTTTGTCGGGGTCGGTCCTGTTTATCCTATTGTTAAACATCGCACTCAATTACTACACGACCCACGAAAATCTAAGAAGTGACAGTGAAACCAAAATGGTTCTGACGGCTAAAATCATCGGAGGAGCTATTGAACAAACCCGACATAGTTGGGAGGCTGTTGACAAGCAGCTCGGATATAATCTGTGGCTCTCTGCTACGTTGGCTGCCAATCAGCTTGATCCCGACATCCGAAATATCCAGCAGGAACAGCTACAACAGATAGCTACACTCCACAGGGATATTAATATCTCTTTGATGATCCGAGATGGACAGGGGTATAAGGTTGTCAAATCTTCGAATCCTAAAGAGCTAACGTCATCCGATCCATTAATGGGGTATTGGAAAAATGCAGTTGACCAATTATATGAGCATGGACAGGTGGCCATGGCGCATGGTCAGAATCTGGATCATTTTTGGACCAGTTCTTTTGATTACACAGATTCAGCCTCCTCACATATTAATAAATGGGGATTTTATTATGACCAAAAACGCAATTACTTAATTCGAGTATCCTTCCAGGATACTTCAGTCCAGGATTTTATACCTATCTTGAGTCCAGCTGAGATTGTGAAGCAGACTCAGCAAGTGGATTATCGCATTTTGGAGATAACAGGAATCAACCCTGCAACCTTTGGTGGCGCTACGATGGACAAGAACGGTAACGACCGAAAACACTATTACATGTACAACGAACCGATTCAATTCGGCACGTATCAACTAGCGAGAGTGCCTGAGGATCGTTTGGCCGTGTCAAGGGCGATCCTTTCGGGAGAGAGTATCGTACAAGATTGCTATATTAAAGGCGAACGAGTGCTTGTCAGTTACATACCTTTTTATCCGACAAACCGTGATGCCTATGTCATTCGTATTGTCATGAATTATGATACAATCGCTTCTGTTATATCTAAGCAATTGATTAGTTTAGTTGCTATTTCCATTGTTCTATTGGAGGTTGTGATCATTGGAAGCTATGTGCTCGCCAGCCTATTTGTCCGTCCGATTCAGTCGATTTTGGGAAAAGTGAACGAGATGGCTGACGGCCATTTTGATACACGGCTAGAAATTAAGGGCGGCCATGAGCTTGCACGGCTGGGTGAGCGCATCAATGCGATGGCCTACAATCTGGGGATGTATACGAGAAGACTTGAACAGATGTATGAAGAAAACCGTTCTGTAAAGGAGCATCTAGAATCGGTTATTAATCAGACGGCAGATGCGATTCATGTAACCGATCAGGAGGATCGTGTTATTCGGGTTAACCATGCCTTCGAAGCTTTGTACGGATGGACTAAGAAGGAATTGGTTGGCCGTAAGCTGGAGTTTGTACCTCCGCAGCAACAAGAGGAGTATGAATTTCAGAAGGAGAGCCTGCTTCAGGGAGAAAGCATCGTATCAAGTGAGACCCTACGAATGCGTAAGGATGGAAGTACAGTAGAGATTAGTATGAGTACGTCCCCTATTCTGGATGAACAAGGCGAAATCTTAGGCTTTATCTGTGTTTCGCGTGATATTACGGGGCGCAACCGGATGGAAGAACTGCTGCGTAGATCAGAGAAGCTGACAACCGTAGGGCAACTGGCGGCAGGCGTAGCGCATGAGATTCGTAACCCATTAACCACGCTACGTGGCTTCCTACAACTACAGCAGCAAAATCAAGTGTTGAATATGAAACACAACGATATTATGATGTCTGAGCTGGATCGCATCAATTTGATCGTTAGCGAGTTTTTAATACTGGCGAAGCCACAGGCAGTGCATTTTCAGAAAAAAGATGTTCGTTATATTGTGAGTGATGTTATTTCTTTACTGGATAGCCAGGCGCATCTGTTGGGTATTGTATTCAACCTTCAGGTCACGGACGAGCCTGCCTTGGTATATGCTGAAGAAAATCAGTTAAAACAGGTATTCATTAATTTACTTAAAAATAGCATGGAGGCTATGAGTAAAGGTGGCATCATCACAATTCATTTGTTCTTAGAGGGAGAAAGCGTTAAAATCTTCATACGGGACCAGGGAACGGGTATTCCCGCAGAAATGCTATCCAAGCTGGGAGAACCTTTTGTCACAAACAAAGAAACAGGTACAGGACTAGGGCTTATGGTCAGCCAGCGTATTATACAGAGCCATAAAGGCACACTGGATATTGAAAGCACAGAGGGAGAGGGAACAACCGCCCTCGTGCAGCTTCCGATCGCCAAGCCTGAGTAA
- the rluF gene encoding 23S rRNA pseudouridine(2604) synthase RluF has translation MRINKFISETGFCSRREADKLVESGRVTINGEVAVLGSQAEEGDDVRVNGKPLRDKSDHVYIALNKPVGITSTTESHIRGNIVDFVGHPQRIFPIGRLDKDSEGLILLTNDGDIVNKILRAEGKHEKEYIVTVDRPVTPSFVQGMSSGVKILGHRTLPCEVTRVSEYVFRIILTEGKNRQIRRMCAAFGYEVKKLQRLRIMNIRLGSLQKGAWRDLTEAEKLELGQMLDYTLS, from the coding sequence TTGCGCATTAACAAATTTATCAGCGAAACTGGCTTTTGCTCGCGCCGGGAGGCGGACAAGCTGGTAGAGAGCGGCCGCGTGACGATTAACGGCGAAGTGGCCGTGCTGGGCAGTCAAGCGGAGGAAGGCGATGACGTCCGTGTGAACGGCAAGCCACTGCGCGATAAGTCCGATCACGTCTATATTGCATTGAACAAGCCAGTGGGCATTACAAGCACGACAGAGAGCCACATTAGAGGCAATATTGTCGATTTTGTGGGGCACCCGCAGCGGATATTTCCAATTGGACGCCTGGATAAGGATTCGGAAGGTCTCATTTTATTAACCAATGATGGGGACATTGTGAATAAGATCTTACGGGCAGAAGGCAAACATGAGAAAGAATATATCGTAACAGTGGATCGTCCGGTCACACCATCCTTTGTGCAGGGGATGTCCAGCGGTGTAAAGATACTCGGTCATCGAACGCTGCCCTGTGAAGTAACACGTGTATCTGAGTATGTATTCCGTATTATCCTGACAGAAGGGAAAAATCGTCAGATTCGACGTATGTGTGCTGCCTTCGGTTATGAAGTTAAGAAACTGCAGCGCCTGCGAATCATGAATATTCGTTTGGGATCCCTTCAGAAAGGCGCCTGGCGTGATTTAACAGAGGCTGAAAAGCTGGAACTGGGCCAGATGCTTGATTATACACTTAGCTAA
- the motB gene encoding flagellar motor protein MotB — MSKKRHEPHEEHADESWLLPYSDLMTLLLALFIVLFGMSSLDAKKFETMAQSLSSAFSGGTGVLDHSAANPSSQSMDMGKNKEEVSQPLKSKATSTSDLQKQLAQREEEDLKKLKKQMDQYIQNNGLSTLLNTKLNQSQLMITISDNALFSSGQAEVKPEARKLAKSISSMLQQFPGYDVIVSGHTDNVPISNSQFPSNFDLSAKRSLNFLRILLLNPQLDPTKFVSIGYGEYRPLAGNQTGAGRAKNRRVEISVLRKYQNGTQVISPTSSSNEG, encoded by the coding sequence GTGAGTAAAAAGAGACATGAACCGCATGAAGAGCATGCTGACGAAAGCTGGCTGTTGCCATATTCCGACTTAATGACCCTTCTGTTGGCTCTTTTCATTGTCTTATTCGGTATGAGCTCGCTCGATGCCAAAAAATTTGAAACTATGGCTCAATCCCTGAGTTCAGCTTTTAGTGGCGGTACTGGCGTGCTGGATCACTCAGCCGCGAATCCGTCGTCACAATCCATGGATATGGGCAAAAATAAAGAAGAGGTATCACAACCCTTAAAATCGAAAGCCACTTCCACCTCTGATCTGCAAAAGCAACTCGCCCAGCGGGAAGAAGAAGATTTAAAGAAGCTTAAAAAGCAAATGGATCAGTATATTCAAAATAACGGCCTGTCCACCCTACTGAACACCAAGCTGAACCAATCCCAGCTGATGATCACCATTAGTGATAATGCCCTGTTTTCATCCGGGCAGGCCGAAGTAAAGCCAGAAGCGAGAAAGCTGGCCAAATCCATTTCCAGCATGCTCCAACAGTTTCCTGGTTATGACGTTATCGTATCAGGTCATACGGACAATGTACCTATTTCCAATAGTCAGTTCCCGTCCAACTTTGATTTGAGTGCCAAGCGTTCGCTCAATTTCTTGCGTATTTTGTTGCTCAATCCGCAGCTCGATCCTACCAAGTTTGTATCCATCGGATATGGCGAGTATCGACCATTGGCAGGCAATCAAACTGGAGCAGGACGCGCCAAAAACCGTCGTGTCGAAATTTCCGTTCTTCGCAAATATCAGAACGGTACACAAGTTATTAGTCCTACCTCAAGCTCGAATGAAGGTTGA